In a genomic window of Neoarius graeffei isolate fNeoGra1 chromosome 13, fNeoGra1.pri, whole genome shotgun sequence:
- the sall4 gene encoding sal-like protein 4, whose product MSRRKQSKPQHINSEEPGSAEPGALQDASREDGNEIKRCRMEETRVCEKCCAEFFDETEFLEHERNCTKSQQVVIMKDGEGGEVPLEFSQCSPGFQSDHSDGRSSSNSQSKHSIESADTNEDALNLNADGDAKQSQEDMSNNLDIGYMGAASKLQETNVTLEAMPATRVAVTQHSSSSSTQKSPPPTSQDALHAIPMILEQLVSLQQQQLQQIQLTEQIRIQVAMMTPQGLQSAMGATVDPLKALGAHLSQQLSAAAALIGKRTSTQSLSLEALKQGKLPQSSSIPTSLAGSASSIPLKTDTIKGLPDLANRLPALLPQSPSVMAFQSPFTNLAANLDPSKKCKNKIHSIVELKNGGGEQMYKHKCKFCGKTFGNDSALQIHLRSHTGERPFKCNICGNRFTTKGNLKVHFQRHKDKYPHIKMNPHPVPEHLDNIPTNNGIPYGMSVPIEESNVVDNKPVIGLPSTGVHSSVLQGFKPSFDVPVTSELYTQRPSSSGSDGASISSGMFNNEVGMDQGKEASDALGSLHQVNSNSVLGENASGTAKLQQMVDGLEKRTNDPNECLICHRILSCQSSLKMHYRTHTGERPYKCKICGRAFSTKGNLKAHYGVHRANTPLKMQHSCPICQKKFTNAVVLQQHIRMHMGGQIPNTPLPESQYEGPEMMDSSLTEKNMDASGLEESMEEQDVDFDNQENPNSSEPPPTHTTKADQPLSGSPAVFTGISALENHMKSLTSSLNLQRQSSTASESDGGPKESPYRAGELEYKNGHSPVVSDSASFHSSPVDGQLENGQAKSPESVNPDDSAGGSGRTESDGTQDFGETNGALDLTSGFGAKAIKEEPGLSFSNGEYSGGHMPFMRVPPSLVKLEMPIPSENPIGANNQHGSQPFQVTGTPPPSSSAPRRSAKQHLCNVCGKNFSSASALQIHERTHTGEKPFACTICGRAFTTKGNLKVHVGTHMWNNSARRGQRLSLDNPMALMAMGAESKMIPDMLQPPKDLISSQMNFDPSVWNQYTAAFSNGLAMKTNEISVIQNGGIPLPGSLAGGPLVGSTGGLMKMDSHSGIPGTVAEMEKNGSESVVKSQFPHFMEEGKVN is encoded by the exons ATGTCGCGACGCAAGCAGTCCAAACCGCAGCACATCAACTCGGAGGAGCCCGGTTCGGCAGAGCCCG GGGCTCTACAGGATGCCAGTAGAGAGGATGGGAACGAAATCAAGAGGTGTCGAATGGAGGAAACgcgagtttgtgaaaaatgctgtgccGAGTTCTTTGACGAAACGGAGTTCCTAGAACATGAGAGAAACTGCACTAAGAGTCAACAGGTTGTCATTATGAAGGATGGGGAGGGGGGTGAAGTACCGCTCGAGTTCTCACAATGCTCTCCTGGATTCCAAAGCGATCACAGCGATGGGCGGTCTAGTAGTAATTCTCAGTCCAAGCACAGCATCGAGTCCGCTGACACTAACGAGGATGCGTTAAATTTAAACGCGGACGGTGACGCAAAACAATCCCAGGAGGATATGTCCAACAACCTTGACATTGGGTACATGGGTGCAGCTTCCAAATTGCAAGAGACTAATGTTACCCTTGAAGCCATGCCTGCCACCAGAGTAGCAGTAACGCAGCATTCATCGAGTTCATCTACTCAGAAGTCTCCTCCACCAACATCTCAAGATGCTCTCCATGCTATACCCATGATCCTTGAGCAACTGGTTAGTCTTCAGCAACAGCAGCTGCAGCAGATCCAGCTGACCGAACAGATTCGGATCCAGGTGGCCATGATGACTCCTCAGGGCCTCCAGTCTGCAATGGGAGCCACCGTGGATCCGCTGAAGGCACTTGGTGCACATCTTTCCCAGCAACTTTCAGCTGCTGCTGCTCTAATTGGAAAACGTACAAGCACACAGAGTTTGTCTTTGGAAGCTCTCAAACAAGGTAAATTGCCCCAGTCCAGTAGCATTCCCACATCGCTTGCTGGAAGTGCTAGCTCCATACCCTTGAAGACCGATACAATCAAAGGGCTCCCGGATCTAGCGAACAGACTTCCGGCTTTACTTCCGCAATCTCCGTCAGTTATGGCGTTCCAGAGCCCATTTACTAACCTTGCAGCAAACCTAGATCCCTCCAAAAAATGCAAGAACAAGATACATAGTATAGTAGAGTTGAAGAACGGAGGTGGTGAGCAGATGTACAAGCATAAATGCAAGTTCTGTGGAAAGACCTTTGGGAATGACAGCGCCTTGCAGATTCATTTGCGCTCGCACACTGGCGAAAGGCCATTTAAATGCAACATTTGTGGAAACCGTTTCACAACTAAAGGGAACCTTAAAGTGCATTTCCAGAGGCACAAAGACAAGTACCCGCACATTAAGATGAATCCACATCCTGTACCAGAGCACCTTGACAACATTCCGACAAACAACGGCATTCCTTATGGCATGTCTGTGCCCATCGAGGAATCCAATGTTGTGGACAACAAACCGGTGATTGGGCTCCCATCCACAGGTGTCCACTCATCAGTGCTCCAGGGATTCAAGCCTTCTTTTGATGTTCCAGTGACTTCGGAACTCTACACGCAGAGACCCTCCTCATCTGGCAGTGACGGTGCGTCCATTTCGTCAGGCATGTTCAATAATGAGGTAGGAATGGACCAGGGCAAAGAAGCCTCTGATGCCCTAGGTAGCCTGCATCAAGTGAATAGTAATAGTGTCCTAGGTGAGAATGCATCTGGCACAGCCAAGCTTCAGCAGATGGTGGATGGCCTGGAGAAGAGGACCAATGACCCAAATGAATGCCTGATCTGCCACAGAATCCTGAGCTGTCAAAGTTCCCTTAAGATGCATTACCGTACCCACACAGGTGAGCGACCCTACAAGTGTAAGATATGTGGCAGGGCCTTTTCTACCAAGGGGAACCTTAAGGCCCACTATGGTGTCCACAGGGCTAACACGCCCTTGAAAATGCAACACTCCTGCCCAATTTGCCAAAAGAAATTTACCAATGCTGTTGTGCTACAGCAGCATATTCGAATGCATATGGGTGGCCAAATTCCCAACACTCCGTTGCCCGAGAGCCAATACGAGGGCCCTGAAATGATGGATTCCAGTTTGACTGAGAAGAACATGGATGCAAGTGGGCTTGAGGAGAGCATGGAGGAACAGGATGTAGATTTCGACAATCAGGAGAATCCAAACAGCTCGGAGCCTCCTCCTACGCATACTACCAAGGCGGATCAGCCGTTGAGCGGCTCACCTGCCGTGTTCACTGGCATTTCTGCCCTAGAAAATCATATGAAAAGCCTCACATCATCTCTGAACTTGCAGCGACAGAGCAGCACTGCGTCTGAGAGCGATGGTGGGCCCAAAGAGTCACCGTACAGAGCTGGAGAGCTGGAGTACAAGAATGGACACAGTCCGGTTGTATCAGATTCTGCTTCATTTCACTCTTCTCCAGTGGATGGACAGTTGGAGAACGGACAGGCAAAATCTCCAGAATCTGTAAACCCGGATGATTCGGCTGGAGGATCTGGGAGAACAGAGTCTGATGGAACTCAAGATTTCGGTGAAACAAACGGAGCACTGGATTTGACTTCAGGTTTCGGTGCAAAGGCCATCAAAGAAGAGCCTGGTCTGTCCTTTTCCAATGGAGAATATT CTGGTGGTCACATGCCATTTATGAGGGTGCCTCCAAGTCTGGTTAAGTTAGAAATGCCAATTCCTTCTGAGAATCCAATTGGTGCCAATAATCAGCATGGTTcacagccattccaggtgactggcACACCGCCGCCCAGCTCAAGTGCCCCTCGCCGCTCTGCCAAGCAACATCTGTGTAATGTATGTGGAAAGAACTTCTCCTCGGCCAGTGCGTTGCAGATCCATGAACGTACGCACACTGGAGAGAAACCCTTTGCTTGCACCATCTGTGGTAGAGCGTTTACAACAAAAGGAAACCTTAAG GTCCATGTTGGAACACACATGTGGAATAATTCAGCAAGGCGTGGTCAGCGTTTGTCTTTGGATAACCCTATGGCATTGATGGCTATGGGTGCCGAGTCCAAGATGATCCCAGACATGTTGCAGCCCCCAAAAGATTTGATCTCGTCACAGATGAACTTTGACCCATCGGTATGGAATCAGTATACTGCTGCTTTCTCGAATGGGCTGGCCATGAAAACCAATGAAATTTCAGTCATCCAAAATGGAGGAATCCCACTCCCTGGAAGCCTTGCTGGAGGCCCTTTGGTTGGCTCCACCGGAGGCTTGATGAAGATGGACTCTCATTCGGGCATTCCCGGTACGGTTGCTGAAATGGAAAAGAATGGCTCGGAGAGTGTAGTCAAGTCACAGTTTCCACATTTTATGGAGGAGGGCAAAGTGAATTAA